A single window of Intrasporangium calvum DSM 43043 DNA harbors:
- a CDS encoding 1,4-dihydroxy-2-naphthoate polyprenyltransferase, protein MATLAQWIEGARPRTLPAAISPILVGSGAAYQTGDIVWGFVVLAALVALALQVGVNYANDYSDGVRGTDEVRVGPVRLVGQRLAAPRSVKTAAFTAFACAGVLGLTLVGLSRLWVMIPVGAVAILAAWYYTGGTNPYGYLGLGELFVFVFFGLVATLGTMATMTSLTAAGWWGAIGVGAVAAAILVANNLRDIPTDSVTGKRTLAVRLGDRGTRTVYVSLIALSFVMTGMAALTSPFALLALLAAPVAVRPVRAVVGGATGRALIPALAGTGVFELAWAALLAVGLALGQHT, encoded by the coding sequence ATGGCCACGCTCGCCCAGTGGATCGAAGGTGCGCGCCCACGCACGCTTCCCGCCGCCATCTCGCCCATCCTCGTCGGCTCGGGTGCCGCCTACCAGACCGGCGACATCGTCTGGGGCTTCGTCGTCCTCGCCGCCCTCGTCGCACTGGCGCTCCAGGTCGGGGTCAACTACGCCAACGACTACAGCGACGGTGTGCGCGGGACGGATGAGGTGAGGGTGGGGCCGGTCCGCCTCGTCGGTCAGCGGCTCGCCGCACCGCGGTCGGTCAAGACGGCGGCGTTCACGGCCTTCGCCTGCGCGGGAGTGCTCGGGCTGACCCTCGTGGGTCTCTCCCGGCTGTGGGTGATGATCCCCGTCGGCGCCGTCGCCATCCTCGCGGCGTGGTACTACACGGGCGGCACCAACCCCTACGGGTACCTCGGCCTCGGCGAGCTCTTCGTCTTCGTCTTCTTCGGTCTGGTCGCCACGCTCGGCACCATGGCGACGATGACCTCCCTGACCGCGGCCGGCTGGTGGGGAGCGATCGGGGTCGGGGCGGTGGCCGCTGCCATCCTCGTCGCCAACAACCTGCGCGACATCCCGACCGACTCCGTCACGGGCAAGCGGACGCTCGCCGTGCGGTTGGGTGACCGGGGAACCCGGACCGTGTACGTCTCGCTGATCGCGCTGAGCTTCGTCATGACGGGAATGGCCGCGCTGACCTCACCCTTCGCACTGCTGGCCCTCCTCGCGGCGCCCGTGGCCGTCCGTCCCGTCCGGGCGGTCGTCGGCGGAGCGACCGGTCGCGCACTCATCCCCGCCCTGGCCGGAACCGGCGTGTTCGAGCTGGCGTGGGCCGCGCTGCTCGCCGTCGGTCTGGCCCTCGGCCAACACACCTGA
- the menE gene encoding o-succinylbenzoate--CoA ligase produces MTAPRLLPVPAGPDALTILPDLEAALTGRSPVIPYAAELAPPVIAPHDPAGLPDGFALAVGTSGSTGRPKRALLTAAAVTASATATHHVLGGSGSWLLALPAHHIAGLQVLTRSLTAGTTPTVLDLRGGFTAAAFARAAGSVTMSPGAPRRYTSLVPTQLGRLLDDPAGVEALQTFDAVLVGGAATPTALEERARKAGVALHLTFGMSETAGGCVYDGVPLPVTRMHIDNDRHIILGGDTVAHGYLGEPELTADAFSTDVEDVRWFRTDDLGHIEDDGRLVVDGRADDVIITGGMKVTPGVVEDAVARHVPEVAEVVVLGVPDPEWGETVCAAVTLLDPTAHLTAADLRSRLSGILPDAALPRRVVVLPTIPLRGPGKPDRAAIRLVAEAHA; encoded by the coding sequence ATGACAGCGCCGCGACTCCTGCCCGTCCCCGCAGGTCCGGACGCCCTCACGATCCTGCCCGACCTCGAAGCCGCGCTGACCGGCCGCTCCCCCGTCATCCCGTATGCCGCTGAGCTGGCTCCCCCGGTCATCGCGCCGCACGATCCGGCCGGCCTTCCTGACGGGTTCGCCCTCGCCGTGGGCACGTCAGGATCGACCGGGCGGCCGAAGCGCGCCCTGCTCACCGCGGCGGCGGTCACCGCGTCGGCAACGGCGACGCACCACGTGCTCGGCGGCAGCGGCTCCTGGCTGCTGGCCCTGCCCGCCCACCACATCGCCGGCCTCCAGGTGCTGACGCGGTCGCTCACCGCGGGGACGACCCCGACCGTGCTGGACCTGCGGGGCGGGTTCACCGCGGCCGCCTTCGCGCGGGCAGCCGGCTCGGTCACGATGTCACCCGGCGCACCCCGCCGCTACACCTCGCTCGTGCCCACCCAGCTCGGCCGCCTCCTCGACGACCCGGCCGGCGTCGAGGCGCTGCAGACCTTCGACGCGGTCCTCGTCGGCGGGGCCGCGACACCCACGGCGCTCGAAGAGCGGGCCCGGAAGGCCGGCGTGGCGCTCCACCTCACCTTTGGCATGAGCGAGACCGCCGGGGGGTGTGTCTACGACGGGGTCCCTCTTCCCGTGACCCGGATGCACATCGACAACGACCGGCACATCATCCTCGGCGGCGACACCGTCGCACACGGCTACCTCGGCGAGCCGGAGCTCACCGCCGACGCGTTCTCGACCGACGTCGAGGACGTGCGGTGGTTCCGCACGGACGACCTCGGCCACATCGAGGACGACGGTCGGCTCGTCGTCGACGGTCGGGCCGATGACGTCATCATCACCGGCGGCATGAAGGTCACTCCCGGCGTCGTCGAGGACGCAGTCGCCCGCCACGTGCCCGAGGTCGCCGAGGTCGTCGTCCTGGGCGTCCCCGACCCCGAGTGGGGCGAGACGGTGTGCGCGGCGGTGACGCTGCTCGACCCGACCGCCCACCTGACCGCGGCCGACCTGCGGAGCCGGCTCAGCGGCATCCTGCCCGACGCCGCGCTGCCGAGGCGGGTCGTCGTCCTGCCGACGATCCCGCTCCGTGGCCCGGGCAAACCGGACCGTGCGGCGATCCGTCTCGTCGCCGAAGCGCACGCATGA
- a CDS encoding histidine phosphatase family protein, which translates to MTARPEDSTPHVPVRTVVHLMRHGEVHNPTGVLYGRLEGYHLSDLGREMAELVARQLAPNDITVVIASPLERAQETATPIAASHGLTTRTDPRVLESTNYFEGKQVRAKDLLHPTHWAKLLNPRKPSWGEAYEAIATRMLAAIDDARRAAAGHEAVIVSHQLPVWTVRNQLEGRRLWHDPRRRECTLASLTSLTYEDDELESISYSEPAAALLHRASRSVGA; encoded by the coding sequence ATGACCGCCCGGCCCGAAGACTCCACACCGCACGTGCCGGTGCGCACGGTCGTGCACCTGATGCGCCACGGCGAGGTGCACAACCCGACCGGCGTCCTCTACGGCCGACTCGAGGGCTACCACCTCTCGGACCTGGGACGCGAGATGGCCGAGCTCGTCGCGCGCCAGCTCGCGCCCAACGACATCACCGTCGTCATCGCCTCACCGCTCGAGAGGGCCCAGGAGACCGCGACCCCGATCGCCGCCTCGCACGGTCTCACCACCCGCACCGACCCGCGGGTGCTCGAGTCGACGAACTACTTCGAGGGCAAGCAGGTCCGCGCCAAGGACCTGCTCCACCCGACCCACTGGGCCAAGCTGCTCAACCCCCGCAAGCCCTCCTGGGGCGAGGCCTACGAGGCCATCGCCACGCGGATGCTCGCGGCGATCGACGACGCCCGACGTGCCGCCGCGGGGCACGAGGCGGTCATCGTCTCGCACCAGCTGCCGGTCTGGACGGTGCGCAACCAGCTCGAGGGGCGACGCCTCTGGCACGACCCGCGCCGGCGCGAGTGCACCCTGGCCTCGCTCACCTCCCTGACCTACGAGGACGACGAGCTCGAGTCGATCAGCTACTCGGAGCCGGCCGCCGCCCTGCTCCACCGGGCCAGCAGGAGCGTGGGCGCCTGA
- the resB gene encoding cytochrome c biogenesis protein ResB, with amino-acid sequence MTEPTTRATAEEERAQRHTGSASLSTAPREPQLPQLGALGMARWAWRQLTSMRTALFLLLLLSVAAVPGSVFPQRNIDAGRVADYLAQNPATGRWLDRFGFFDVYASPWFSAIYLLLFVSLIGCILPRSRQHLRSLRSTPPRAPARLARLDEHVEVTTSLSPPDALEAARTALRAKRFRVHSHDAGTLSAESGYLRESGNLLFHLALTGIIVGMAVGHLFGWRGDLILAQGDEFASSATTYNTFSPGPLVGDDAVPGFVMQLDDLDVQFIETPGRSFGTPREFTAHVTVADTPGAPPREADIAVNHPLVIQGSDVFLLGNGYTPVITVRDAAGQVLYREATPFLAQDGNYRSVGVVKVPSASPKQLGFTGFFLPTAEPTFANGPVSIFPDAQNPELALSVWEGTLFPGGAPQSVYTLNTEQMTQVARDDGQPALVRLKPGQTYELPGGRGSITFEEVKRFAGLSIRTDPGAPVSLVSALLATLGLILGLTIKRRRVFVRVRSAQDEGATGPRATVVTVGGLSKDSDPGLAAIVHAIGAAVHDPDAERTDRS; translated from the coding sequence ATGACCGAGCCGACGACCCGGGCCACCGCCGAGGAGGAGCGAGCCCAGCGGCATACGGGATCCGCGTCGCTCTCCACCGCTCCGCGCGAGCCGCAGCTACCCCAGCTCGGGGCGCTGGGGATGGCCCGGTGGGCCTGGCGGCAGCTGACGAGCATGCGCACGGCGCTCTTTCTCCTGCTCCTGCTCTCCGTCGCCGCCGTGCCCGGATCGGTCTTCCCCCAGCGCAACATCGACGCCGGACGGGTCGCCGACTACCTCGCGCAGAATCCCGCCACGGGGCGCTGGCTCGACCGGTTCGGCTTCTTCGACGTCTACGCGTCGCCGTGGTTCTCGGCGATCTACCTGCTCCTGTTCGTGTCGCTGATCGGCTGCATCCTCCCGCGGAGCCGGCAGCACCTCAGGTCGCTGCGGTCGACGCCGCCCCGAGCCCCCGCCCGGCTGGCTCGCCTGGACGAGCACGTCGAGGTCACCACGTCGCTGTCACCCCCCGACGCCCTCGAAGCCGCCCGGACCGCGCTGCGGGCCAAGCGCTTCCGGGTGCACAGCCATGACGCCGGCACCCTCAGCGCCGAGTCCGGCTACCTCCGCGAGAGCGGCAACCTGCTCTTCCACCTCGCCCTCACCGGCATCATCGTCGGCATGGCCGTCGGCCACCTCTTCGGCTGGCGAGGGGACCTCATCCTCGCGCAGGGGGACGAGTTCGCCTCGAGTGCGACGACCTACAACACGTTCTCGCCCGGCCCTCTCGTCGGTGACGACGCGGTGCCCGGCTTCGTCATGCAGCTCGACGACCTCGACGTGCAGTTCATCGAGACGCCCGGCCGGTCGTTCGGCACCCCGCGGGAGTTCACCGCGCACGTCACCGTGGCCGACACGCCGGGTGCACCTCCGCGCGAGGCCGACATCGCCGTCAACCACCCGCTCGTCATCCAGGGCTCCGATGTCTTCCTGCTCGGCAACGGCTACACGCCGGTGATCACGGTGCGGGACGCCGCCGGCCAGGTGCTGTACCGCGAGGCCACCCCCTTCCTCGCCCAGGACGGCAACTACCGGTCCGTCGGCGTCGTCAAGGTGCCGTCGGCAAGCCCTAAGCAGCTCGGTTTCACCGGCTTCTTCCTCCCGACGGCCGAGCCGACCTTCGCCAACGGGCCGGTGTCGATCTTCCCGGACGCCCAGAACCCCGAGCTGGCCCTGTCCGTCTGGGAGGGAACCCTCTTCCCGGGCGGTGCGCCGCAGTCCGTGTACACGCTCAACACCGAGCAGATGACCCAGGTGGCGCGCGACGACGGACAGCCGGCCCTCGTGCGGCTCAAGCCCGGGCAGACCTACGAGCTGCCCGGGGGCCGCGGCTCCATCACGTTCGAGGAGGTAAAGCGCTTCGCCGGGCTGTCGATCCGCACCGACCCCGGTGCGCCGGTCAGCCTCGTCAGCGCGCTCCTGGCGACGCTCGGCCTCATCCTCGGGCTCACCATCAAGCGCCGTCGGGTCTTCGTCCGGGTCCGGTCCGCGCAGGACGAGGGCGCGACCGGCCCACGCGCTACCGTGGTCACCGTCGGTGGCCTCTCCAAGGACTCCGATCCCGGGCTCGCCGCCATCGTCCACGCGATCGGCGCAGCCGTGCACGACCCCGATGCAGAACGGACCGACCGCTCGTGA
- the hemB gene encoding porphobilinogen synthase, with the protein MIERPRRLRQNPALRALVAETRLHPKDLVLPAFVAEGADSVRPIPSMPGVVQHTLDTLVAEARRAVDLGIGGIMLFGVPTTKDARGSGGTEPSGILNVALERVRAEVGDELVVMADTCLDEFTDHGHCGVLDDRGRVDNDATLEIYGEMAVAQARAGAHVVGPSGMMDGQVAAIREALDAAGFTDTVVLAYAAKYASAFYGPFRDAVQSSLEGDRRTYQQDPANVVESLREIDLDLAEGADLVMVKPAMSYLDVVSAAAERSSVPVAAYQVSGEYSMVCAAAANGWIDRRAAALESLLSIRRAGAQVVLTYFALEAADWLG; encoded by the coding sequence GTGATCGAGCGACCGCGCCGCCTCCGGCAGAACCCCGCACTCCGGGCCCTCGTCGCCGAGACCCGCCTGCACCCCAAGGACCTCGTGCTGCCGGCCTTCGTGGCCGAGGGCGCCGACTCGGTCCGGCCCATCCCGAGCATGCCCGGCGTCGTCCAGCACACGCTCGACACGCTGGTGGCGGAGGCGCGCCGGGCGGTCGACCTCGGCATCGGCGGCATCATGCTCTTCGGCGTCCCGACCACGAAGGATGCCCGCGGCTCGGGCGGGACCGAGCCCAGCGGCATCCTCAATGTCGCCCTGGAGCGGGTCCGCGCGGAGGTCGGCGACGAGCTCGTCGTCATGGCCGACACGTGCCTCGACGAGTTCACCGACCACGGGCACTGCGGCGTGCTCGACGACCGGGGCCGGGTCGACAACGACGCGACGCTCGAGATCTACGGCGAGATGGCGGTGGCCCAGGCCCGCGCCGGTGCCCACGTCGTCGGTCCCTCAGGGATGATGGACGGCCAGGTCGCCGCCATCCGCGAGGCGCTCGACGCGGCGGGGTTCACGGACACGGTCGTCCTCGCCTACGCGGCCAAGTATGCATCCGCCTTCTACGGCCCGTTCCGCGACGCGGTGCAGTCGAGCCTGGAGGGAGACCGGCGCACCTACCAGCAGGACCCCGCCAACGTCGTCGAGTCGCTCCGCGAGATCGACCTCGACCTCGCGGAGGGGGCCGACCTCGTCATGGTCAAGCCGGCGATGTCCTACCTCGACGTCGTCTCCGCGGCCGCCGAGCGGTCCTCCGTGCCGGTCGCCGCCTACCAGGTGTCGGGGGAGTACTCCATGGTCTGTGCCGCCGCCGCCAACGGCTGGATCGACCGGCGAGCGGCGGCGCTCGAGTCGCTGCTGTCCATCCGGCGGGCCGGTGCCCAGGTCGTCCTCACCTACTTCGCGCTGGAAGCGGCGGACTGGCTCGGCTGA
- a CDS encoding TlpA family protein disulfide reductase, with translation MGDLDRRSALRWGSAALAGGLVASLAACSEDPNSVAGQARAGDRKNYVSGDGTIERLAPGNRGPAVRLAGTTLEGEPWSIEGTAGAVLVVNVWGSWCPPCIEETPDLQKAWEQVQADGLEVEFIGLDKMESPETGLAFQKANRVTYPSLAYDGGLPILALQGKATATPSTLVLDRVGRIAARVSGPVTTSTLRALVDDVLAEA, from the coding sequence ATGGGGGACCTCGACCGACGCTCCGCCCTGCGATGGGGGTCCGCGGCGCTCGCGGGCGGGCTCGTCGCGAGCCTGGCCGCCTGCTCGGAGGACCCGAACTCCGTGGCGGGCCAGGCCAGGGCCGGTGACCGCAAGAACTACGTGTCCGGCGACGGCACCATCGAGCGACTCGCGCCGGGCAACCGGGGCCCCGCCGTGCGGCTCGCGGGCACGACGCTCGAAGGTGAGCCGTGGTCGATCGAGGGCACGGCGGGCGCCGTGCTCGTCGTCAACGTGTGGGGCTCGTGGTGCCCCCCGTGCATCGAGGAGACGCCGGACCTCCAGAAGGCCTGGGAGCAGGTCCAGGCTGACGGTCTCGAGGTCGAGTTCATCGGGCTCGACAAGATGGAGAGCCCCGAGACCGGTCTCGCGTTCCAGAAGGCCAACCGGGTGACCTACCCATCGCTCGCCTACGACGGCGGCCTGCCCATCCTCGCGCTCCAGGGCAAGGCCACCGCCACGCCGAGCACCCTCGTGCTCGACCGGGTCGGGCGGATCGCCGCCCGGGTGTCCGGTCCGGTCACCACGAGCACGCTGCGCGCCCTCGTCGACGACGTGCTCGCCGAGGCCTGA
- the ccsB gene encoding c-type cytochrome biogenesis protein CcsB: protein MNPAGADLTLAGNANMALYASMIVYTLAMLVFAWHLAARAGQLQAPRAVDRDEVLVGSTVTAAGATTGSLPSAGVRRSTPAEPAFEESPVSAQRGNIALMLTYLATALLVGSVILRGFAVARPPWGNMFEFATAAAAAVGLTYSVLAKRNRWQWLGVFIVTPVLLVLGLALAVLYTEAGELMPALKSYWLAIHVGVAFLAVAFFTIAAAIGVVYLVRLRREEKPPARRGFIESLPSSAALERTAYSLNMVAFILWTFTLIAGAIWAKQAWGAYWQWDPKEVWTFVIWTVYAAYMHGRATAGLDLRRSMSIALAGYACVIINFTLVNLVSTFVGMHNYSGM, encoded by the coding sequence ATGAACCCGGCCGGCGCGGACCTCACGCTCGCCGGCAACGCCAACATGGCGCTCTACGCGTCGATGATCGTCTACACGCTCGCCATGCTCGTGTTCGCCTGGCACCTCGCGGCCCGGGCCGGCCAGCTGCAGGCCCCGAGGGCCGTGGACCGCGACGAGGTGCTGGTCGGCTCGACCGTGACCGCAGCGGGCGCGACCACCGGGTCCCTTCCGTCGGCGGGCGTGCGCCGTTCGACGCCCGCCGAGCCTGCCTTCGAGGAGAGCCCGGTGTCGGCCCAACGGGGCAACATCGCCCTGATGCTCACCTACCTGGCCACAGCTCTCCTCGTCGGGTCCGTGATCCTCCGTGGCTTCGCCGTCGCCCGGCCACCGTGGGGCAACATGTTCGAGTTCGCGACGGCGGCCGCTGCCGCGGTCGGGCTGACCTACTCGGTGCTGGCCAAGCGCAACCGCTGGCAGTGGCTGGGCGTCTTCATCGTGACCCCGGTGCTGCTCGTCCTCGGGCTCGCCCTCGCGGTGCTCTACACCGAGGCCGGCGAGCTGATGCCCGCCCTCAAGTCGTACTGGCTCGCGATCCACGTGGGTGTCGCCTTCCTCGCCGTCGCGTTCTTCACGATCGCGGCCGCCATCGGTGTCGTCTACCTGGTCCGACTGCGTCGTGAGGAGAAGCCGCCGGCCAGGCGCGGCTTCATCGAGTCGTTGCCGTCCTCCGCCGCGCTCGAGCGGACGGCCTACAGCCTCAACATGGTCGCCTTCATCCTGTGGACGTTCACACTGATCGCAGGCGCCATCTGGGCGAAACAGGCGTGGGGAGCCTACTGGCAGTGGGACCCGAAGGAGGTCTGGACCTTCGTCATCTGGACCGTCTACGCGGCGTACATGCACGGGCGGGCGACCGCGGGCCTCGACCTGCGCCGGTCGATGTCCATCGCCCTCGCCGGCTACGCCTGCGTCATCATCAACTTCACCCTCGTCAACCTCGTGTCGACGTTCGTCGGCATGCACAACTACTCGGGGATGTGA
- the hemL gene encoding glutamate-1-semialdehyde 2,1-aminomutase, with protein sequence MTSGERSGPGSNAGSGIAGSEALLARASAVIPAGVNSPVRAFRAVGGTPRFMASGQGAWLTDVDGNRYVDLICSWGPMILGHAHPDVLRAVEQTAARGFSFGTPSENEVALAEEIVARIDPVEQVRLVNSGTEATMSAIRLARGYTQRDVIVKFSGCYHGHVDALLASAGSGVATFALPDSAGVPRSSAAETIVLPYNDLAAVEAAFAERGHEIAAVITEAAPGNMGVVPPAPGFTEGLRRITREHGALLISDEVMTGFRCSRSGFYGVEGPYAAGPADLFTFGKVMGGGFPTAAFGGRAEVMALLAPAGPVYQAGTLSGNPVASAAGLATLRGCTADVYARLDSAARAIAGAASDALTTASVPHTIQWAGSMFSIFFREGPVRNYDEAKGQDVDAFRRFFHAMLEQGVHLPPSSFEAWFVSAAHDDDAVAHVVDALPAAARAAAGGA encoded by the coding sequence ATGACTTCAGGTGAGCGGTCCGGTCCCGGTTCGAACGCAGGGTCCGGCATCGCCGGGTCCGAGGCCCTCCTGGCCCGGGCGAGCGCCGTGATTCCTGCCGGCGTCAACTCTCCGGTGCGTGCCTTCCGGGCGGTGGGCGGGACGCCCCGCTTCATGGCGTCCGGCCAGGGGGCCTGGCTCACCGACGTCGACGGGAACCGCTATGTCGACCTGATCTGTTCGTGGGGACCGATGATCCTCGGGCACGCCCACCCGGACGTCCTCCGGGCGGTCGAGCAGACCGCCGCCCGGGGGTTCTCCTTCGGCACCCCGTCCGAGAACGAGGTGGCCCTGGCCGAGGAGATCGTCGCCCGCATCGACCCGGTGGAGCAGGTCCGGCTGGTGAACAGCGGCACCGAGGCGACGATGTCGGCGATCCGGCTGGCCCGCGGCTACACGCAGCGCGACGTCATCGTGAAGTTCTCCGGTTGCTACCACGGTCACGTCGACGCCCTGCTCGCCTCGGCCGGCTCGGGAGTGGCGACGTTCGCGCTGCCCGACTCGGCGGGCGTCCCGCGGTCGAGCGCGGCGGAGACGATCGTGCTTCCCTACAACGACCTCGCTGCCGTCGAGGCGGCGTTCGCCGAGCGCGGCCACGAGATCGCGGCCGTCATCACGGAGGCAGCCCCGGGCAACATGGGCGTCGTCCCGCCGGCGCCGGGCTTCACCGAGGGGCTGCGACGCATCACGCGGGAGCACGGGGCGTTGTTGATCAGCGACGAGGTGATGACGGGGTTCCGGTGCTCCCGGTCGGGCTTCTACGGGGTCGAGGGGCCGTATGCTGCTGGGCCGGCTGACCTCTTCACCTTCGGCAAGGTGATGGGCGGGGGCTTCCCGACCGCCGCCTTCGGGGGCCGGGCCGAGGTGATGGCGCTGCTGGCGCCTGCCGGTCCCGTCTACCAGGCCGGCACCCTGTCGGGGAACCCGGTGGCGTCGGCCGCCGGCCTCGCCACCCTCCGGGGCTGCACCGCTGACGTCTACGCGCGGCTCGACTCAGCCGCCCGGGCGATCGCGGGTGCGGCTTCCGACGCGCTCACCACGGCGTCAGTGCCGCACACCATCCAGTGGGCCGGCTCGATGTTCTCGATCTTCTTCCGTGAGGGGCCGGTGCGGAACTACGACGAGGCGAAGGGGCAGGACGTCGACGCGTTCCGCCGCTTCTTCCACGCGATGCTCGAGCAGGGCGTGCACCTGCCCCCGAGCTCGTTCGAGGCGTGGTTCGTCTCGGCCGCCCACGATGACGACGCGGTGGCCCATGTCGTCGACGCCCTCCCGGCCGCGGCCCGTGCCGCGGCCGGAGGAGCCTGA
- a CDS encoding DUF4229 domain-containing protein, with protein MVRYTLLRLLIFFGVLMTLWLVGIRNNPVLLVGLAAILSAVLSYLLLRGMRDEMTAKLMERHEAKLRAKEQGRAGASAFAEDEAAEDAEADRAERIDGADPSR; from the coding sequence GTGGTCCGCTACACCCTGCTCCGGCTGCTCATCTTCTTCGGGGTCCTGATGACCCTCTGGCTCGTCGGCATCCGCAACAATCCCGTCCTGCTCGTCGGTCTCGCGGCCATCCTCTCGGCCGTCCTCTCCTACCTGCTGCTCCGGGGGATGCGCGACGAGATGACCGCGAAGCTGATGGAGCGACACGAGGCCAAGCTGCGGGCCAAGGAGCAGGGCCGGGCCGGGGCAAGTGCCTTCGCGGAGGACGAGGCGGCCGAGGACGCCGAGGCCGACCGGGCAGAGCGGATCGACGGGGCCGACCCGTCGCGCTGA
- a CDS encoding MarR family winged helix-turn-helix transcriptional regulator — protein sequence MSVSDDVKWLSESEQRSWRAILRGTRLLETALDNALGDSGIQLSEYEIISMLSENPSRRLRMSELAAMVVQSRSRLTHTAKRLEARGWVAREQCLGDRRGVELVLTPSGLAAVDEIARVHVQSVRDNLVDIMTPEQFKAIGDAMGIVRDHLDPQGLTDA from the coding sequence ATGTCCGTGAGTGACGACGTGAAGTGGCTCAGCGAGTCCGAGCAGCGGTCCTGGCGGGCCATCCTGCGCGGGACGCGGCTGCTCGAGACCGCTCTCGACAACGCCCTCGGCGACTCCGGGATCCAGCTGAGCGAGTACGAGATCATCTCGATGCTCTCCGAGAACCCGTCCCGGCGGCTCCGGATGTCCGAGCTGGCCGCCATGGTGGTCCAGTCACGCAGCCGGCTCACGCACACGGCCAAGCGGCTCGAGGCCCGCGGCTGGGTCGCTCGCGAGCAGTGCCTCGGCGACCGCCGTGGCGTCGAGCTGGTCCTCACCCCGTCCGGGCTGGCGGCGGTCGACGAGATCGCCAGGGTCCACGTCCAGAGCGTCCGCGACAACCTCGTCGACATCATGACCCCCGAGCAGTTCAAGGCCATCGGCGACGCGATGGGCATCGTCCGCGACCACCTGGACCCGCAGGGTCTGACCGACGCCTGA
- a CDS encoding PLD nuclease N-terminal domain-containing protein, with protein sequence MPRVILVALVVFATIYALVDCIQTDGRLMRIMPKAVWLLVCLVPVLGPLMWLAAGRSDAPGSRAFGLGPRGGPQRPPQRPPQRPAPGPRGPDDDPDFLRRLRKPKP encoded by the coding sequence GTGCCACGCGTGATTCTCGTCGCCCTGGTGGTTTTCGCGACGATCTACGCCCTCGTCGACTGCATCCAGACCGACGGCAGGCTGATGCGGATCATGCCGAAGGCCGTGTGGCTCCTCGTGTGCCTGGTCCCCGTTCTCGGACCGCTCATGTGGCTCGCGGCCGGCCGGTCTGACGCGCCCGGCTCGCGCGCCTTCGGGCTCGGCCCGCGAGGTGGTCCGCAGCGTCCGCCGCAGCGTCCCCCGCAGCGGCCGGCGCCCGGTCCCCGCGGCCCGGACGACGACCCGGACTTCCTGCGCCGGCTGCGCAAGCCCAAGCCCTGA
- a CDS encoding cytochrome c biogenesis CcdA family protein, with protein MNVDLATSSLVLASIVALVAGLVSFASPCVLPLVPGFLGYVTGLSDESLERRSRGRLVLGALLFVSGFTVVFLVAAAALSAIGVAFREHQSTLLRVGGAVVIVMGVLFLGAGKSYAASLGWRPRAGLLGAPLLGAAFAVGWSPCWGPTLGAIQAMAAPISAESGSIGRGLALAGIYSVGLGLPFILMAALWERAGRASAWLRRHRGSIQAFGGIMLLAVGLLMVTGLWESVIVWLQINLIATFQVAI; from the coding sequence GTGAACGTCGACCTCGCGACCAGCTCGCTCGTCCTCGCCTCCATCGTCGCGCTCGTGGCGGGCCTGGTCTCCTTCGCCTCCCCGTGCGTGCTGCCGCTCGTCCCCGGGTTCCTCGGCTACGTCACGGGGCTGTCGGACGAGTCGCTCGAACGCCGGTCGAGGGGGCGGCTCGTCCTGGGAGCGCTGCTGTTCGTCAGCGGCTTCACCGTCGTGTTCCTCGTCGCCGCGGCCGCCCTGTCGGCGATCGGCGTCGCCTTCCGCGAGCATCAGAGCACGCTGCTCCGGGTCGGCGGGGCCGTCGTCATCGTCATGGGCGTCCTCTTCCTCGGAGCCGGCAAGTCGTATGCCGCTTCGCTCGGTTGGCGTCCCCGTGCCGGCCTGCTCGGTGCGCCGTTGCTCGGCGCGGCCTTCGCGGTGGGATGGTCCCCCTGCTGGGGTCCGACCCTCGGGGCGATCCAGGCGATGGCCGCTCCGATCTCGGCGGAGTCCGGCTCGATCGGCCGCGGCCTCGCGCTCGCCGGCATCTACTCGGTCGGCCTCGGGCTGCCCTTCATCCTCATGGCTGCCCTGTGGGAGCGAGCCGGTCGGGCCAGCGCGTGGCTGCGCCGGCACCGCGGATCGATCCAGGCCTTCGGTGGGATCATGCTCCTCGCCGTCGGCCTGCTCATGGTGACCGGCCTGTGGGAGTCGGTCATCGTCTGGCTCCAGATCAACCTCATCGCGACGTTCCAGGTGGCCATCTGA